A genomic region of Rhodococcus pyridinivorans contains the following coding sequences:
- a CDS encoding chorismate mutase, whose translation MSTHIDSSLSGEPDQANAGTPAATDDTAVPTEAEIEELRKEIDRLDAEILAAVKRRTEVSRMIGRTRMASGGTRLVHSREMKVLERFSELGQEGHTLAMLLLRLGRGRLGH comes from the coding sequence ATGAGCACGCACATCGATTCTTCCCTTTCCGGCGAGCCGGACCAGGCGAACGCCGGAACACCGGCCGCGACCGACGACACCGCAGTGCCCACCGAGGCCGAGATCGAGGAGCTCCGCAAGGAGATCGATCGTCTCGACGCCGAGATCCTGGCCGCGGTCAAGCGCCGCACCGAGGTCTCCCGCATGATCGGGCGTACCCGCATGGCGTCCGGCGGTACCCGTCTCGTGCACAGCCGCGAGATGAAGGTCCTCGAGCGGTTCAGCGAGTTGGGCCAGGAAGGCCACACCCTGGCGATGCTGCTGCTCCGCCTCGGGCGTGGCCGCCTGGGCCACTAA
- a CDS encoding NAD-dependent succinate-semialdehyde dehydrogenase yields the protein MDAAELIRSVPTDLFLGGEWVAAENGATFGVHDPATGDELTRVADAAPGDALRALDAAVAAGPEWAATPPRERAELLRTVWRKITERADDFALLMTLEMGKALPESRSEVTYGAEFLRWFSEEAVRIAGRYTPAPAGTGRVLVTKQPVGPCLAITPWNFPLAMGTRKIGPALAAGCTIIVKPASETPLTIQLLAQLFDEAGLPKGVLSVLPSSHAGEVTGPLLEDPRLRKLTFTGSTEVGRMLAEKAGRSLLRTSLELGGNAPFVVFEDADLDAAVEGAVAAKLRNGGEACTAANRFHVHNSVRDAFVAKLTERMASYKLGPGTDPDATLGPLVNENQKKTVIELVQDAVSAGASVRLGGEPADGPGWFYPATVLDDVPKQARILQEEVFGPVAAVTGFDTEEEALAAANDTRYGLAAYIFTRDLDRALRVSHALETGIVGVNRGVVSDVAAPFGGIKDSGLGREGGTEGIEEFLETKYIALQ from the coding sequence ATGGATGCTGCAGAACTGATTCGGTCCGTCCCCACCGACCTGTTCCTCGGCGGTGAGTGGGTGGCGGCCGAGAACGGAGCCACCTTCGGAGTCCACGATCCCGCGACCGGTGACGAACTCACCCGTGTCGCCGATGCCGCGCCCGGTGATGCCTTGCGGGCCCTCGACGCGGCCGTCGCGGCCGGTCCGGAATGGGCTGCGACCCCGCCGCGAGAACGCGCCGAACTGTTGCGGACGGTGTGGCGGAAGATCACCGAACGCGCCGACGACTTCGCGCTGCTCATGACACTCGAGATGGGTAAGGCACTACCGGAGAGCCGATCGGAGGTGACCTACGGCGCCGAATTTCTGCGATGGTTCTCCGAGGAGGCGGTCCGCATCGCCGGTCGCTACACGCCCGCCCCTGCCGGCACCGGTCGCGTTCTCGTGACGAAACAACCCGTCGGTCCCTGCCTGGCCATCACACCGTGGAACTTCCCGCTCGCGATGGGAACCCGCAAGATCGGTCCCGCCCTCGCGGCGGGATGCACGATCATCGTCAAGCCCGCGTCCGAGACGCCCCTCACGATCCAGCTGCTCGCGCAGCTCTTCGACGAGGCAGGACTACCCAAGGGTGTCCTGTCGGTGCTCCCGTCTTCACATGCCGGTGAGGTCACCGGGCCGCTCCTCGAGGATCCCCGGCTGCGCAAGCTCACCTTCACCGGCTCCACCGAGGTCGGGCGCATGCTCGCCGAGAAGGCCGGTCGTTCGCTGCTGCGCACCTCGCTCGAGCTCGGAGGCAACGCGCCGTTCGTCGTCTTCGAGGACGCCGACCTCGACGCCGCGGTCGAGGGCGCGGTGGCAGCCAAGCTGCGCAACGGGGGAGAGGCCTGCACGGCCGCGAACCGCTTCCACGTCCACAACTCGGTGCGCGACGCCTTCGTCGCCAAGCTCACCGAACGCATGGCGTCGTACAAGCTCGGGCCGGGAACGGACCCCGACGCGACGCTGGGCCCCCTGGTCAACGAGAACCAGAAGAAGACCGTGATCGAACTCGTGCAGGACGCGGTGTCGGCGGGTGCCTCGGTGCGCCTGGGCGGTGAACCCGCGGACGGACCGGGATGGTTCTACCCGGCCACCGTGCTCGACGACGTGCCGAAGCAGGCCCGCATCCTGCAGGAAGAGGTCTTCGGGCCGGTCGCGGCCGTCACCGGCTTCGACACCGAGGAGGAAGCCCTCGCAGCGGCGAACGATACCCGCTACGGGCTCGCTGCCTACATCTTCACGCGCGACCTCGACCGGGCCCTGCGCGTGTCGCATGCGCTCGAAACGGGCATCGTCGGTGTGAACCGCGGTGTCGTCTCGGATGTCGCGGCCCCCTTCGGCGGAATCAAGGATTCCGGGCTGGGACGCGAGGGCGGTACCGAAGGCATCGAGGAATTCCTCGAAACCAAGTACATCGCCCTGCAGTAG
- the pgi gene encoding glucose-6-phosphate isomerase: protein MSDVTATAPWKALEDHRDRLESVSLRQLFTTEPDRVSALTVPAGDLVIDFSKQRLDTPVVQALLELADTAGIAAAREAMLSGAHINVTEDRAVLHTALRLPRDAQLIVDGVDVVADVHAVLDRMGEFTDRLRSGDWRGATGQQITTVVNIGIGGSDLGPAMVTRALRRFHDGPATRFVSNVDPADLTAALADLDPATTVFIVASKTFSTLETLSNATAARRWLVDALGEDAVAKHFVAVSTHTERVVEFGIDPANMFEFWDWVGGRYSVGSAIGLAVMCAIGRERFAEFLAGMHTIDTHFATTAPARNAPLLAGVIGVWNASILGYRSRAVVPYAQDLARLPAYLQQLTMESNGKSVRADGTPVVCPTGEVFWGEPGTNGQHAFFQLLHQGTEIVPVDFLGLARSGDDLPARDGQTSMQVLLLANMFAQAKVLAFGRDADEVRADGVDEALVAHKVMPGDRPSTTILAPELTPSVVGQIIAFYEHQTFVQGVVWGIDSFDQWGVELGKTQATALQTVLAGDEIPDTGDASTDHLIEVYRTLRDGA from the coding sequence ATGAGCGACGTAACCGCAACGGCACCGTGGAAAGCTCTGGAAGACCATCGCGACCGGCTCGAATCGGTGTCGCTGCGGCAGTTGTTCACCACCGAACCCGACAGGGTCTCGGCGTTGACGGTCCCTGCCGGGGATCTGGTGATCGATTTCAGCAAACAACGCCTCGACACCCCGGTCGTGCAGGCCCTGCTCGAGCTCGCCGACACCGCGGGGATCGCCGCGGCTCGGGAGGCGATGCTCTCGGGTGCGCACATCAACGTCACCGAGGATCGGGCGGTGCTGCACACCGCCCTGCGTCTGCCCCGCGATGCGCAGTTGATCGTCGACGGGGTCGATGTCGTCGCCGATGTCCATGCCGTGCTCGACCGGATGGGCGAGTTCACCGACCGCCTCCGCAGCGGCGACTGGCGCGGCGCCACCGGGCAGCAGATCACCACGGTGGTCAACATCGGCATCGGCGGCTCCGATCTCGGCCCGGCGATGGTCACCCGCGCACTGCGGCGCTTCCACGACGGGCCGGCGACGCGGTTCGTCTCCAACGTCGACCCCGCCGATCTGACCGCGGCACTGGCCGACCTGGACCCGGCGACGACCGTGTTCATCGTCGCGTCGAAGACGTTTTCCACCCTCGAAACCCTCTCCAACGCCACCGCCGCCCGCCGCTGGCTCGTCGACGCCCTCGGGGAAGATGCGGTGGCGAAGCATTTCGTCGCGGTGTCGACGCACACCGAGCGGGTGGTCGAGTTCGGCATCGACCCGGCGAACATGTTCGAATTCTGGGACTGGGTCGGCGGCCGTTATTCGGTCGGCTCGGCGATCGGGCTGGCGGTGATGTGCGCCATCGGACGCGAGCGGTTCGCCGAGTTCCTCGCCGGCATGCACACCATCGACACCCACTTCGCCACCACCGCCCCGGCCCGGAACGCACCGTTGCTGGCGGGGGTGATCGGGGTGTGGAATGCGAGCATCCTCGGTTATCGGTCGCGCGCGGTGGTGCCCTATGCGCAGGATCTGGCGCGGCTGCCGGCCTATCTGCAGCAGCTGACCATGGAATCGAACGGCAAATCCGTGCGCGCCGACGGCACACCGGTGGTGTGTCCGACCGGGGAGGTGTTCTGGGGTGAGCCCGGTACCAACGGTCAGCACGCCTTCTTCCAGCTGTTGCACCAGGGCACCGAGATCGTCCCCGTCGACTTTCTCGGCCTCGCCCGTAGCGGCGACGACCTGCCCGCCCGCGACGGGCAGACCAGCATGCAGGTGTTGTTGCTGGCGAACATGTTCGCCCAGGCCAAAGTGTTGGCCTTCGGGCGTGATGCCGACGAGGTCCGCGCCGACGGCGTCGACGAGGCGTTGGTGGCGCACAAGGTGATGCCCGGGGATCGGCCGTCGACGACGATCCTCGCCCCGGAACTGACCCCGTCGGTGGTCGGGCAGATCATCGCCTTCTACGAACATCAGACCTTCGTCCAAGGCGTCGTGTGGGGGATCGACTCGTTCGACCAGTGGGGCGTCGAACTCGGCAAGACCCAGGCCACCGCCCTGCAGACGGTGCTCGCCGGCGACGAGATCCCCGACACCGGCGACGCGTCCACCGACCACCTGATCGAGGTCTACCGCACCCTGCGCGACGGAGCCTGA
- a CDS encoding FAD:protein FMN transferase, with translation MIGSNEWWEWGRQIALAVTEPHALHRARMIVRGVVAESEAVSDSRRGDAEIHSVNLAQGTPVTMSPRLASMVRSALWAARMTGGTITPVDSDDASVDAGAIPPIHPIPTYRDVQIDGDIVLAPFGVSLELGATAVADTVDYSAALVANLLECGALVRIGDVMATAGHAPAGGWQVPLPDRGSVELPAGSAMASHTSDVADPERWRLVSVIAPDAVWAHAAAATALQRGIGALSWLEQYDLPARLVDTHGRVRTTTAWSDPKAA, from the coding sequence ATGATCGGCAGCAACGAATGGTGGGAGTGGGGTCGGCAGATCGCACTCGCGGTGACCGAGCCGCATGCACTGCACCGTGCCCGCATGATCGTGCGCGGCGTCGTCGCCGAATCCGAGGCGGTGAGCGACAGCCGCCGGGGCGACGCCGAGATCCACTCCGTCAACCTCGCGCAGGGCACTCCGGTCACGATGAGCCCCCGACTGGCATCGATGGTGCGGTCGGCGCTGTGGGCGGCCCGCATGACGGGCGGGACCATCACCCCGGTCGACTCCGACGACGCCTCCGTCGATGCCGGAGCCATCCCGCCGATCCATCCCATCCCCACCTACCGCGACGTGCAGATCGACGGAGACATCGTGCTCGCTCCTTTCGGGGTGAGTCTCGAACTCGGCGCGACGGCCGTGGCCGACACCGTCGACTACTCCGCGGCGCTCGTCGCGAATCTGCTCGAATGCGGGGCGCTCGTGCGCATCGGCGACGTGATGGCCACCGCGGGGCACGCGCCTGCCGGGGGATGGCAGGTGCCGCTCCCGGACCGGGGCTCGGTCGAACTGCCGGCCGGATCGGCGATGGCGTCGCACACCAGCGACGTCGCCGACCCCGAGCGGTGGCGTCTCGTCAGCGTCATCGCTCCCGACGCGGTGTGGGCTCATGCGGCCGCGGCGACGGCGTTGCAGCGGGGCATCGGAGCCCTGTCGTGGCTCGAACAGTACGACCTGCCGGCGCGTCTCGTCGACACGCACGGACGGGTCCGGACCACCACGGCCTGGTCCGATCCGAAGGCTGCTTGA
- a CDS encoding acyl-CoA dehydrogenase family protein → MNFPATHEVFNQVPDLEPYGAADDPALLEGLRREGASWAEDEVRELGALAGTARAQDWGRLANEYPPVLHTHDRYGHRVDEVEFHPHWHDLMTVAVENGLHAAPWRDPRPGAHVARAAKFYVWGHTDAGHMCPISMTYAAIPALRHNAELAERYEPLLAAPHYDFGLREPSTKRGLIAGMSMTEKQGGSDVRANTTTATPNADGSYTIVGHKWFTSAPMSDLFLTLAQTEHGPSCFLLPRVLPDGTRNAIRIQRLKDKLGNKSNASSEIEYENAIGWLVGPEGRGINTIIEMVNMTRLDCVIGSAVNMRIATLRAVHHARHRKAFGALLVDQPLMRNVLSDLVVESDAATTMMMRLAGATDRAAGDEQEAALRRIALAVTKYWVCKRAPAVAAEALECLGGNGYAEESGMPRLYRESPLMSIWEGSGNVAALDALRAMARQPDTVEAFFTEVRLAEGADPRLDSAIARIGKELADLEDAEYRARRVVELMALALQGAQLVRHGHPAVAEAFCRSRLDDDWGIAMGTLPTGVDTAAILDRV, encoded by the coding sequence GTGAATTTCCCCGCCACCCACGAAGTGTTCAACCAGGTACCGGACCTCGAGCCCTACGGGGCCGCCGACGACCCCGCCCTCCTCGAAGGACTGCGCCGCGAAGGGGCGAGTTGGGCCGAGGACGAGGTCCGCGAACTCGGCGCCCTCGCCGGCACCGCCCGTGCCCAGGACTGGGGGCGGCTCGCCAACGAGTATCCGCCCGTGCTGCACACCCACGACCGCTACGGCCACCGCGTCGACGAGGTCGAGTTCCATCCGCACTGGCACGACCTGATGACCGTCGCCGTCGAGAACGGCCTGCACGCGGCACCCTGGCGCGACCCGCGTCCCGGCGCGCACGTTGCCCGTGCCGCGAAGTTCTACGTGTGGGGGCATACCGATGCCGGGCACATGTGCCCGATCTCGATGACCTACGCCGCGATCCCGGCGCTGCGCCACAACGCCGAACTTGCCGAGCGCTACGAGCCGCTGCTGGCCGCGCCGCACTACGACTTCGGGCTGCGCGAACCCTCCACGAAACGTGGCCTGATCGCCGGGATGTCGATGACCGAGAAGCAGGGCGGTTCCGACGTCCGCGCCAACACCACCACCGCGACCCCCAACGCCGACGGTTCGTACACGATCGTCGGGCACAAGTGGTTCACGTCCGCGCCGATGTCCGACCTGTTCCTCACGCTCGCGCAGACCGAGCACGGACCGTCGTGCTTCCTGCTCCCGCGGGTCCTGCCCGACGGCACCCGCAACGCCATCCGCATCCAGCGGCTGAAGGACAAGCTCGGCAACAAGTCGAACGCCTCCTCCGAGATCGAGTACGAGAACGCGATCGGCTGGCTCGTCGGCCCGGAAGGTCGCGGCATCAACACCATCATCGAGATGGTGAACATGACGCGACTCGACTGTGTCATCGGCTCGGCCGTGAACATGCGGATCGCGACGTTGCGCGCGGTTCACCATGCCCGTCACCGGAAGGCGTTCGGCGCGTTGCTCGTCGACCAGCCGCTCATGCGCAACGTCCTCTCCGATCTCGTCGTCGAGTCCGATGCCGCGACGACGATGATGATGCGTCTGGCCGGGGCGACCGACCGCGCCGCCGGGGACGAGCAGGAGGCCGCCCTGCGCCGCATCGCGCTGGCCGTCACCAAGTACTGGGTGTGCAAGCGGGCACCCGCGGTCGCCGCCGAAGCCCTCGAATGCCTCGGCGGCAACGGCTACGCCGAGGAATCGGGCATGCCGCGGCTCTATCGCGAGTCGCCGCTCATGTCGATCTGGGAAGGATCCGGCAACGTCGCGGCACTCGACGCGCTGCGTGCAATGGCGCGGCAACCCGACACCGTCGAGGCGTTCTTCACCGAGGTCAGGCTTGCGGAAGGTGCCGATCCGCGGCTCGATTCGGCCATCGCCCGGATCGGCAAGGAACTCGCCGACCTCGAGGACGCCGAGTACCGGGCACGGCGGGTCGTGGAGCTCATGGCCCTGGCCCTGCAGGGCGCGCAGCTCGTCCGGCACGGACATCCCGCCGTTGCGGAGGCGTTCTGCCGCAGTCGGCTCGACGACGACTGGGGCATCGCGATGGGCACACTGCCGACCGGCGTGGACACCGCCGCGATCCTCGACCGGGTCTGA
- a CDS encoding TetR/AcrR family transcriptional regulator produces the protein MAYRRTPAVQERLDAQREAIAAAAVTLLSERGYSGLSVSAVAERAGVATGSVYRHYVDKSDLMVRIFRELCEREVEAVTSAAATGSGADRVTAVVDTFSRRALRNPTLAYALLAEPVDAAVDAERLVLRRAFAAAFANAVRHGVETGEFPEQDVELTAAALVGAVGEVLTGRLPGAADGRLRDSAADGRLRDSAAGSTVPDLVVLVLRAAGHLPSGTTQE, from the coding sequence GTGGCGTACCGGCGGACACCCGCAGTGCAGGAGCGACTCGACGCGCAGCGCGAGGCGATCGCCGCTGCCGCCGTGACTCTGCTCAGCGAACGCGGATACAGCGGACTGTCCGTCTCGGCGGTCGCCGAACGGGCCGGCGTCGCCACCGGCAGCGTCTACCGGCACTACGTCGACAAGTCCGATCTCATGGTGCGGATCTTCCGGGAACTGTGCGAGCGGGAGGTCGAGGCCGTGACGTCCGCGGCCGCAACCGGATCCGGTGCCGACCGGGTGACCGCGGTGGTCGACACCTTCTCCCGCCGTGCGCTGCGCAATCCCACCCTCGCCTACGCCCTGCTCGCCGAACCGGTCGACGCCGCGGTCGACGCCGAACGACTCGTGTTGCGCCGCGCCTTCGCAGCGGCCTTCGCGAACGCCGTGCGCCACGGCGTCGAGACCGGTGAATTCCCCGAACAGGACGTCGAGCTCACCGCCGCGGCGCTCGTCGGGGCTGTCGGTGAGGTGCTCACCGGTCGCCTCCCCGGCGCGGCCGACGGTCGCCTTCGAGACAGTGCGGCCGACGGTCGCCTTCGAGACAGCGCGGCCGGATCCACCGTCCCCGACCTCGTCGTCCTCGTACTGCGAGCGGCGGGGCATCTGCCTTCCGGAACGACTCAGGAGTGA
- a CDS encoding carboxylesterase/lipase family protein has translation MTPETHVTFADGTVRGTRLDGLLAWRGIPYAAPPVGPLRLRAPQPVEPWTGVRDATQFGNAAPQRPRYAETGRRGVRVRPDEDCLTLNVLAPAGRVHAPRPVMVFIHGGAFTLGTSALSVYGGESLVRRGDVVYVSINYRLGALGYLDFGSFSTDSVRFDSNLGLRDQVAALEWVQRNIAAFGGDPDNVTIFGESAGGTSVTTLLATPAARGLFSAAIAQSPAPNLVVTSDRSAEWGRKFVELLGADPDTAAQALLDTSPVELGRVGSRLGAQVLRATPGLHPFGPVVDGDFVPLQPLEAYETGAAHPVPLVLGTNDREGALFPKFLDALPTNPRRIDALFAATDPEAKDRITGIYPGYPDERAAIDLGGDLTFWYPSVQFAQAHSRFAPTFMYRFDLAPRVLRWTGFDATHAVELLAVFDQTDEPLGRALTALGGRRGLRTAAGAMQRQWLNVARHGEPLPSWPPYDEKDRATVIFDEVTRIEHDPRRERRLAWEGYRGYAAPAPVQ, from the coding sequence ATGACGCCCGAGACCCACGTCACATTCGCCGACGGAACCGTCCGCGGCACCCGGCTCGACGGCCTCCTCGCCTGGCGCGGCATTCCCTACGCCGCTCCCCCGGTGGGCCCGCTGCGGCTGCGGGCGCCGCAACCGGTCGAGCCCTGGACGGGAGTGCGCGATGCGACGCAGTTCGGAAATGCCGCCCCGCAGCGTCCGCGCTACGCCGAGACCGGTCGTCGCGGGGTGCGAGTGCGTCCCGACGAGGACTGCCTGACCCTCAACGTGCTCGCCCCCGCCGGTCGGGTCCATGCACCGCGACCGGTCATGGTGTTCATCCACGGCGGCGCCTTCACCCTCGGCACGAGTGCCCTGTCGGTCTACGGCGGCGAGTCGCTGGTCCGACGCGGCGACGTAGTCTACGTGTCGATCAACTACCGTCTCGGAGCGCTCGGCTATCTCGACTTCGGGTCCTTCTCCACCGATTCGGTCCGATTCGATTCCAATCTCGGTCTGCGCGACCAGGTGGCGGCGCTCGAATGGGTCCAGCGCAACATCGCGGCCTTCGGCGGCGACCCCGACAACGTGACGATCTTCGGCGAGTCCGCCGGCGGCACCTCGGTGACGACCCTGCTCGCGACACCCGCCGCGCGCGGACTGTTCTCCGCCGCGATCGCACAGAGCCCGGCGCCGAATCTCGTCGTCACCTCCGACCGCTCGGCCGAATGGGGCCGGAAGTTCGTCGAACTGCTCGGTGCCGATCCGGATACCGCCGCGCAGGCGCTGCTCGACACCTCCCCCGTCGAACTCGGGCGGGTGGGATCGCGCCTCGGGGCGCAGGTACTGCGCGCGACTCCCGGTCTGCATCCCTTCGGCCCGGTCGTCGACGGCGATTTCGTTCCGCTCCAACCGCTCGAGGCGTACGAGACGGGCGCGGCGCATCCCGTTCCGCTCGTGCTCGGGACGAACGACCGCGAAGGTGCACTGTTCCCGAAGTTCCTCGACGCGCTGCCGACGAACCCTCGGCGGATCGACGCACTGTTCGCCGCGACAGATCCCGAGGCGAAGGATCGCATCACGGGGATCTATCCGGGATATCCGGACGAGCGTGCCGCGATCGATCTCGGCGGCGACCTCACCTTCTGGTATCCGTCCGTGCAGTTCGCGCAGGCACATTCGCGTTTCGCGCCGACCTTCATGTACCGCTTCGATCTCGCGCCGCGAGTGCTGCGCTGGACGGGCTTCGACGCGACGCACGCGGTGGAGTTGCTCGCGGTCTTCGACCAGACCGACGAACCGCTCGGCCGGGCGCTCACGGCACTCGGTGGGCGACGCGGCCTGCGGACGGCCGCCGGGGCGATGCAGCGCCAGTGGCTGAACGTGGCCCGGCACGGTGAACCACTGCCGTCGTGGCCACCCTACGACGAGAAGGACCGCGCGACAGTGATTTTCGACGAGGTCACGCGCATCGAGCACGATCCGCGTCGCGAGCGCCGCCTCGCGTGGGAGGGCTACCGCGGGTACGCCGCTCCGGCACCTGTTCAGTAA
- a CDS encoding cupin domain-containing protein has translation MDKLSLTAMARQQLKLAATSSSGRSSQTVFGGHTKHLRQTVVALLAGHELGEHDSPGEATLQVLSGQLQLVAGNDVWKGSAGDMIIIPPVRHSVSAIEDVAFLLTVAK, from the coding sequence ATGGACAAGCTCTCCTTGACCGCCATGGCACGGCAGCAGCTCAAACTCGCAGCGACGTCCAGCAGCGGACGCAGCTCCCAGACGGTTTTCGGTGGGCATACCAAGCACCTGCGGCAGACCGTCGTCGCGTTGCTGGCGGGGCACGAACTCGGCGAGCACGACAGCCCGGGCGAGGCGACCCTGCAGGTGCTGTCGGGTCAGCTCCAGCTCGTCGCCGGCAACGACGTGTGGAAGGGTTCGGCGGGCGACATGATCATCATCCCGCCGGTCCGGCACAGCGTCAGCGCCATCGAGGACGTCGCCTTCCTGCTCACCGTCGCCAAGTAG
- a CDS encoding dihydrofolate reductase, with protein MGDVTLVWAQARGGVIGRENTIPWHIPEDMAFFKDATMGKPVIMGRLTWDSLPPRFRPLPGRRNIVVTRNVEWSAQGAETATSLEDALTLAREDEVVVMGGGQIYAQAMPFAKQLLVTEVDLDVAGDATAPPIGAEWVADPGEWLTSTKGIRFRWIRYARS; from the coding sequence ATGGGGGATGTCACCCTCGTCTGGGCTCAGGCACGTGGTGGTGTGATCGGCCGGGAGAACACCATCCCGTGGCACATCCCCGAGGACATGGCGTTCTTCAAGGACGCGACGATGGGAAAGCCGGTGATCATGGGCCGGCTCACCTGGGATTCACTGCCGCCGAGGTTCCGGCCGCTACCGGGACGCCGGAACATCGTCGTCACCCGCAACGTCGAGTGGTCGGCCCAGGGCGCCGAGACCGCGACGAGCCTCGAGGACGCACTGACACTCGCCCGTGAGGACGAGGTCGTCGTCATGGGTGGGGGCCAGATCTACGCGCAGGCGATGCCGTTCGCGAAGCAGCTGCTCGTGACCGAGGTCGACCTCGACGTCGCAGGAGATGCGACCGCACCTCCGATCGGCGCCGAGTGGGTGGCGGATCCCGGAGAATGGCTGACGTCCACCAAGGGAATCAGGTTCCGCTGGATCCGGTACGCCCGAAGCTGA
- a CDS encoding thymidylate synthase, with translation MTVSTPYEDLMRLILETGAEKADRTGTGTRSLFGHQMRFDLSEGFPLITTKKVHLKSIVYELLWFLRGDSNVKWLQEHGVTIWDEWAAPDGDLGPVYGVQWRSWPTPDGQHIDQIGQVIETLRTDPDSRRILVSAWNVAELDKMALMPCHAFFQFYVADGKLSCQLYQRSADMFLGVPFNIASYALLTHMVAQQTGLEPGEFIWTGGDCHIYSNHIEQVTEQLTRDPYPYPTLKLHPRDSIFDYRYEDVEVVGYRHHPAIKAPVAV, from the coding sequence GTGACTGTGTCGACGCCCTACGAAGACCTGATGCGCCTGATCCTCGAGACCGGCGCGGAGAAGGCGGACCGTACCGGAACCGGCACGCGGAGCCTGTTCGGCCATCAGATGCGCTTCGATCTGTCCGAGGGCTTCCCGCTGATCACCACGAAGAAGGTGCACCTGAAGTCCATCGTCTACGAGTTGCTGTGGTTCCTGCGCGGCGACTCCAACGTCAAGTGGCTGCAGGAGCACGGCGTGACGATCTGGGACGAGTGGGCCGCACCCGACGGCGATCTGGGCCCGGTCTACGGCGTGCAGTGGCGCTCGTGGCCGACCCCCGACGGGCAGCACATCGACCAGATCGGCCAGGTGATCGAGACCCTGCGCACCGACCCCGATTCGCGGCGCATCCTCGTCTCGGCGTGGAACGTGGCCGAGCTCGACAAGATGGCGCTCATGCCGTGCCACGCCTTCTTCCAGTTCTACGTGGCCGACGGCAAGCTCAGCTGCCAGCTCTACCAGCGCAGCGCCGACATGTTCCTCGGCGTGCCGTTCAACATCGCCAGCTACGCGCTGCTCACCCACATGGTCGCGCAGCAGACCGGACTCGAGCCGGGAGAGTTCATCTGGACCGGCGGCGACTGCCACATCTACTCGAACCACATCGAGCAGGTCACGGAGCAGCTCACCCGTGATCCGTATCCCTACCCGACGTTGAAGCTGCACCCGCGCGACTCGATCTTCGACTACCGCTACGAGGACGTCGAGGTGGTCGGCTACCGGCACCACCCGGCGATCAAGGCGCCGGTGGCCGTCTGA
- a CDS encoding Fpg/Nei family DNA glycosylase, with amino-acid sequence MPELPEVEALAVFLREHAVGSVIGRIDVAALNVLQTADPPITALQGRDITGAVRFGKFLAIDCSGLHLITHLSRGGWLRWLDEPSQTPPKLGRGPLALRVHLFAPDATTPAFDLTEAGTKKRLAVWIVDDPQQVPGIARLGPDALALTRDEFAELLTDSTSRLKTLLIDQKILAGIGNAYSDEILHVAQQSPFATAGRLTDDEVTALYGAMRSVLTDAVTRSVGQDAARLKGEKRSGLRVHGRTGEPCPVCGDTVREVSYTDRSFQYCPTCQTGGKVLADRRMSRLLK; translated from the coding sequence ATGCCCGAGCTCCCCGAGGTGGAAGCACTTGCGGTGTTCCTGCGCGAGCACGCGGTCGGCAGCGTCATCGGACGCATCGACGTCGCGGCGCTGAACGTACTGCAGACGGCCGACCCGCCGATCACGGCGCTGCAGGGACGCGACATCACCGGAGCGGTGCGCTTCGGCAAGTTCCTCGCGATCGACTGCTCGGGGCTGCACCTGATCACGCACCTGTCGCGCGGCGGCTGGTTGCGCTGGCTCGACGAACCGTCGCAGACTCCCCCGAAACTCGGTCGCGGTCCGCTCGCCCTCCGCGTGCACCTGTTCGCCCCCGACGCGACGACACCGGCCTTCGATCTCACCGAGGCCGGCACGAAGAAGCGCCTCGCGGTCTGGATTGTCGACGATCCGCAGCAGGTGCCCGGCATCGCCCGCCTCGGCCCCGACGCGCTCGCCCTCACCCGCGACGAGTTCGCCGAGCTCCTGACCGACAGCACCTCGCGCCTCAAGACGTTGCTGATCGACCAGAAGATTCTCGCGGGCATCGGCAACGCCTACTCCGACGAGATCCTGCACGTCGCGCAGCAGTCACCGTTCGCGACCGCCGGACGGCTGACCGACGACGAGGTGACCGCGCTGTACGGGGCGATGCGGTCGGTGCTGACCGATGCCGTCACGCGCTCGGTCGGGCAGGACGCGGCGCGCCTCAAGGGCGAGAAACGGTCGGGGCTGCGCGTGCACGGCCGCACCGGTGAGCCGTGCCCGGTGTGCGGCGACACCGTCCGCGAGGTCTCCTACACCGACCGTTCGTTCCAGTACTGCCCGACCTGCCAGACCGGAGGGAAGGTCCTCGCCGACCGGCGGATGTCCCGCCTGCTGAAGTAG